One genomic region from Populus nigra chromosome 8, ddPopNigr1.1, whole genome shotgun sequence encodes:
- the LOC133701666 gene encoding LRR receptor-like serine/threonine-protein kinase GSO1 — protein sequence MAVPKRVLLLFAALLFCFSFGFVLCQNQELSSLLEVKKSFEGDPEKVLLDWNESNPNFCTWTGVTCGLNSVDGSVQVVSLNLSDSSLSGSISPSLGSLQKLLQLDLSSNGLTGPIPATLSNLSSLESLLLFSNQLTGPIPTQLGSLKSLQVLRIGDNGLSGPIPASFGNLVNLVTLGLASCSLTGPIPPQLGQLSQVQSLILQQNQLEGPIPAELGNCSSLTVFTVAVNNLNGSIPGALGRLQNLQTLNLANNSLSGDIPSQLGELSQLVYLNFMGNQLQGPIPKSLAKMSNLQNLDLSMNMLTGGVPEEFGSMNQLVYMVLSNNNLSGVIPRSLCTNNTNLESLILSETQLSGPIPIELRLCPSLMQLDLSNNSLNGSIPTEIYESIQLTHLYLHNNSLVGSISPLIANLSNLKELALYHNSLQGNLPKEIGMLGNLEVLYLYDNQLSGEIPMEIGNCSNLKMVDFFGNHFSGEIPVTIGRLKGLNLLHLRQNELGGHIPAALGNCHQLIILDLADNGLSGGIPVTFGFLQALEQLMLYNNSLEGNLPYSLTNLRHLTRINLSKNRFNGSIAALCSSSSFLSFDVTSNSFANEIPAQLGNSPSLERLRLGNNQFTGNVPWTLGKIRELSLLDLSGNLLTGPIPPQLMLCKKLTHIDLNNNLLSGPLPSSLGNLPQLGELKLSSNQFSGSLPPELFNCSKLLVLSLDGNLLNGTLPVEVGKLEFLNVLNLEQNQLSGSIPAALGKLSKLYELQLSHNSFSGEIPFELGQLQNLQSILDLGYNNLSGQIPSSIGKLSKLEALDLSHNELVGAVPPEVGDMSSLGKLNLSFNNLQGKLGEQFSHWPTEAFEGNLQLCGSPLDHCSVSSQRSGLSESSVVVISAITTLTAVALLALGLALFIKHRLEFLRRVSEVKCIYSSSSSQAQRKPLFRKGTAKRDYRWDDIMAATNNLSDEFIIGSGGSGTIYRTEFQSGETVAVKKILWKDEFLLNKSFAREVKTLGRIRHRHLVKLIGYCSSEGAGCNLLIYEYMENGSLWDWLHQQPVNIKKRQSLDWETRLKIGLGLAQGVEYIHHDCVPKIIHRDIKSSNILLDSTMEAHLGDFGLAKALEENYDSNTESHSWFAGSYGYIAPEYAYSLKATEKSDVYSMGIVLMELVSGKMPTDASFGVDMDMVRWVEKHMEMQGGCGREELIDPALKPLLPCEESAAYQLLEIALQCTKTTPQERPSSRQACDQLLHLYKNRVVDFDKMNNDPYS from the exons atggcgGTGCCAAAACGAGTGCTGTTGCTTTTTGCTGctcttttattttgcttttcatttggttttgttcTGTGCCAGAACCAAGAGCTGTCTAGTCTTTTGGAGGTGAAGAAATCATTTGAGGGAGACCCGGAAAAAGTTTTGCTTGATTGGAATGAAAGCAACCCGAACTTCTGTACATGGACCGGAGTTACATGTGGCTTGAACTCAGTTGATGGCTCAGTGCAAGTTGTGAGTTTAAACTTATCTGACTCATCTCTTAGTGGCTCAATATCACCCTCACTCGGTAGTCTACAAAAGCTGCTCCAACTTGATCTTTCTTCTAACGGCCTCACGGGTCCCATTCCTGCTACTCTTTCAAACCTCTCTTCGTTGGAATCTTTGCTTTTGTTCTCTAACCAACTCACTGGTCCCATCCCAACTCAACTCGGTTCCCTCAAGAGTCTCCAAGTCCTGAGAATCGGTGATAATGGACTCAGTGGACCTATTCCTGCTTCATTTGGTAATCTTGTCAACCTGGTCACTCTTGGTTTGGCCTCCTGCAGTCTCACAGGTCCAATACCACCCCAGCTTGGACAGCTCAGTCAAGTCCAGAGCTTGATTTTACAGCAGAACCAACTTGAAGGACCGATTCCTGCCGAGCTAGGGAATTGTTCAAGCCTCACCGTCTTCACTGTAGCTGTCAACAATCTTAATGGATCAATCCCTGGAGCATTGGGCCGTCTTCAAAATCTCCAAACACTAAACCTGGCAAACAATAGTCTCTCTGGTGACATACCGAGTCAACTCGGCGAACTGAGTCAACTCGTCTATCTGAATTTCATGGGGAACCAGCTTCAAGGCCCAATCCCAAAGTCACTAGCAAAAATGAGTAATCTTCAGAATCTTGATTTGTCAATGAACATGCTCACCGGAGGCGTTCCAGAGGAGTTTGGCAGCATGAATCAGCTTGTTTACATGGTTTTGTCAAATAACAATCTTTCTGGTGTCATACCAAGAAGCCTATGTACAAACAATACCAATTTGGAGAGCCTGATTCTGTCTGAGACTCAACTTTCTGGCCCAATTCCGATAGAATTAAGACTATGTCCATCTCTGATGCAGCTTGATTTGTCAAACAACAGCCTTAATGGATCAATTCCCACTGAAATTTACGAGTCGATTCAATTGACTCATCTCTATCTCCACAACAACAGCTTGGTGGGTTCAATATCTcctttgatagcaaacttaagCAACCTGAAGGAACTTGCATTGTATCACAACAGTTTACAAGGCAATCTTCCCAAGGAGATTGGAATGCTTGGAAATCTTGAAGTCTTGTATCTTTATGACAATCAGTTATCTGGGGAGATTCCTATGGAGATTGGCAATTGTTCAAACTTGAAAATGGTTGATTTCTTTGGAAATCATTTCAGTGGAGAGATTCCTGTTACTATTGGGAGGCTGAAGGGACTGAATTTGCTTCATTTGAGGCAAAATGAGCTTGGTGGTCATATTCCCGCCGCTTTGGGCAACTGTCATCAACTAATTATTCTAGACTTGGCAGACAATGGCCTATCTGGTGGCATTCCTGTTACTTTTGGATTTCTCCAGGCTCTTGAGCAGCTCATGCTTTACAACAATTCCCTTGAAGGTAATCTTCCTTATTCGCTTACCAATTTACGGCATCTGACCAGAATAAATCTGTCTAAAAACAGATTCAATGGTAGCATTGCCGCGTTATGTAGCTCGAGTTCTTTTCTTTCGTTTGATGTTACAAGCAATTCATTTGCCAATGAGATTCCTGCCCAGTTAGGAAATTCGCCTTCTCTTGAAAGGCTTAGATTAGGGAACAACCAGTTTACTGGCAATGTCCCTTGGACGCTTGGTAAAATCCGTGAATTGTCGCTGTTAGACCTGTCAGGGAATTTGCTCACAGGGCCAATACCTCCACAGCTTATGTTGTGCAAGAAATTGACACACATTGATCTCAACAACAACCTTCTTTCTGGTCCTTTGCCGTCATCGCTAGGAAATTTGCCACAGTTAGGGGAGCTCAAGCTCTCCTCCAATCAATTTTCCGGGTCTCTTCCTCCGGAGCTGTTCAATTGTTCTAAACTGTTGGTGCTTTCTCTTGATGGTAATTTGCTGAATGGAACTCTTCCTGTTGAGGTTGGTAAGCTGGAGTTTCTCAATGTTCTCAACCTCGAACAAAACCAATTATCAGGATCAATCCCTGCGGCCCTAGGTAAGCTGAGCAAGCTGTATGAGCTTCAGCTCTCGCATAACAGCTTCAGTGGTGAAATACCTTTTGAACTCGGGCAACTCCAGAATCTGCAAAGCATTTTGGACCTTGGCTACAACAATCTCAGCGGTCAAATTCCTTCTTCTATTGGAAAATTGTCTAAACTTGAAGCTCTTGATCTGTCTCACAATGAGCTAGTTGGAGCAGTCCCTCCTGAAGTTGGTGACATGAGCAGTCTTGGCAAGCTTAATCTTTCCTTCAATAATCTCCAAGGCAAATTAGGCGAGCAATTCTCACACTGGCCAACTGAGGCATTTGAAGGAAACCTGCAGCTCTGTGGAAGCCCTCTTGATCACTGCTCTGTGTCAAGTCAGCGTTCAGGCCTAAGTGAGTCATCAGTAGTGGTAATCTCAGCAATTACAACCTTAACTGCCGTTGCTCTGCTCGCACTTGGACTTGCTCTCTTCATCAAACACAGGCTGGAATTTCTCAGAAGGGTGAGTGAAGTGAAATGCATTTACTCTTCCAGTTCTTCCCAAGCTCAGCGCAAACCACTCTTCCGGAAGGGTACTGCCAAGAGAGACTACAGGTGGGATGACATTATGGCAGCAACGAATAATCTTAGTGACGAGTTCATCATTGGCTCAGGTGGGTCTGGAACAATCTACAGAACTGAGTTTCAAAGTGGAGAAACTGTAGCAGTTAAGAAGATTCTGTGGAAAGATGAGTTTCTACTTAATAAAAGCTTCGCAAGAGAAGTGAAGACACTTGGCAGGATTAGGCACAGGCATTTAGTGAAGCTGATAGGGTATTGTAGCAGCGAAGGAGCGGGTTGTAATCTCTTGATTTATGAATACATGGAGAATGGGAGCTTGTGGGATTGGCTGCATCAACAACCAGTGAATATCAAGAAGAGGCAAAGCCTAGACTGGGAGACGAGGTTAAAGATCGGTTTGGGATTGGCCCAGGGAGTGGAGTACATCCACCATGACTGTGTACCAAAGATCATTCATAGAGATATCAAATCAAGCAATATATTGCTGGATTCCACTATGGAGGCGCACTTAGGGGATTTTGGACTGGCAAAGGCACTAGAGGAGAATTACGACTCCAATACAGAATCGCATTCATGGTTTGCGGGCTCTTATGGTTATATTGCTCCAG AGTATGCATACTCGCTCAAGGCAACGGAGAAGAGTGATGTTTATAGCATGGGTATCGTGCTGATGGAGCTCGTAAGTGGAAAAATGCCAACTGATGCAAGCTTTGGTGTCGATATGGACATGGTGAGATGGGTGGAGAAACATATGGAAATGCAAGGTGGATGTGGACGTGAAGAGTTGATCGATCCTGCTTTGAAACCACTCTTGCCTTGTGAAGAATCGGCAGCGTATCAATTGCTTGAAATAGCACTGCAATGCACAAAAACCACTCCACAAGAGAGGCCCTCATCCCGACAGGCGTGTGATCAGTTACTACATTTGTACAAGAATAGGGTGGTGGATTTTGACAAGATGAATAATGATCCTTATTCATAA
- the LOC133701667 gene encoding uncharacterized protein LOC133701667: MVLSATVIGALLGLGTQMYSNALRKLPYMRHPWEHVVGMGLGVVFVNQLVKWDAQLEQDLDKMLQKAKEANERRYFDEDDD, from the exons atggtgtTGAGTGCAACAGTGATTGGAGCACTGTTAGGACTGGGTACCCAGATGTACTCCAATGCTCTCCGCAAACTCCCTTACATGCGCC ATCCGTGGGAACATGTGGTGGGCATGGGATTAGGAGTTGTTTTTGTGAATCAGTTGGTCAAATGGGATGCTCAGCTTGAACAAGACCTCGACAAGATGCTTCAAAAAGCTAAGGAAGCCAATGAGCGCCGCTACTTCG atgaagatgatgattag
- the LOC133701332 gene encoding uncharacterized protein LOC133701332, protein MASSQIEIASSSPFGCVLRDHNRHERCSRESTARAAAAAAFQKNLKGLVGENLRTCISVTSDSASNENPTNRVNSKTDDHHQNLRRLTDNQDNIPKNAHDSSIRSGKQARILDQWAAMQAREMVSTIEMQREKAGLLIASLKKPSSMQQNSQDSENPAGQSNNPRMNKNRGASSLVQIWEARLNQSEACLKRSHSMNNSRTGSVSSQTETASPNTEEKSRQSDIADSNTKKEAFVDCGSAKSAPSSIHFRNTDAGEPEKVKIVDIIRRLTSDSNDDDQPLNGAGDGLSRERRHSSVSDRTEQKVLSQVVNSPKIRGRQAFNDLLLQMEQERHRELGSLGERHAVSKFAQRGRIQCLLRLRFLHRGVGFEDQQRPRSSQSTASSSSDRSQHGSTIMHLRERFSAGIENSIQNQPTADGHHQENSTSAEQQSEPQVKISTSNTCEVQEKVNEKTCASSDVTWQGISLQVGNFDPPETSKTTSPLNGDWEDNEIEEEEYFEQTNSDWFSDIARPRSYWEDQRKARYEEKRGGSSGNDDIRQLLERRTVSSFLASDLRDSIDQLMMSRVQRQVSQEDEELDEDSQERMGQLMLSYFQRHSHSADSQEEEELDGGSGGGETAGEESISEEGSPTSHHNIEATDYFDQSSSCQHSKYPFRSWNFSDEHEVADACQQAQTKALHLTPPSQVSNQDRRYSSSLSHSSIEMELLYDLKGHMEQLQREMSELRKSIQSCMEMQMNSQNYLKVPEVHPVQGNGKNSFDRRLNKRSCCICYETQVDSFLYRCGHMCTCLKCAHELLQSSGKCPICRAPILDVVRAYLDS, encoded by the exons ATGGCTTCTTCCCAAATTGAGATTGCTTCGTCTTCACCGTTTGGTTGTGTTCTAAGAGATCACAACCGGCATGAAAGATGTAGTAGGGAGAGCACTGCCAGGgcagcagctgctgctgcttttcAAAAGAATCTCAAAGGATTGGTTGGAGAAAATCTCCGTACTTGCATCTCTGTGACTTCTGATTCTGCTTCTAATGAGAATCCAACAAATCGTGTTAATAGCAAAACTGATGATCATCATCAAAACTTGCGGCGCTTGACCGATAACCAAGATAACATTCCCAAGAATGCACATGATTCTTCGATTAGGAGCGGCAAGCAAGCGAGGATTCTTGACCAATGGGCCGCTATGCAGGCTCGAGAAATGGTGTCGACAATTGAGATGCAGAGGGAGAAGGCTGGGTTGTTGATTGCATCTTTGAAGAAACCATCTTCAATGCAGCAGAACTCTCAAGACTCTGAAAATCCTGCAGGTCAATCCAATAACCCCCGCATGAATAAGAATCGCGGGGCCTCTTCTCTTGTTCAGATATGGGAGGCAAGGCTAAATCAATCGGAGGCGTGTCTGAAAAGGTCCCATAGCATGAATAATAGCAGGACCGGTTCTGTATCTAGCCAGACTGAAACTGCATCGCCCAATACCGAGGAGAAATCAAGGCAATCTGATATAGCTGACTCTAATACGAAGAAGGAGGCTTTTGTGGATTGTGGCTCGGCAAAGAGTGCACCTTCATCCATACATTTCAGGAACACAGATGCAGGAGAGCCCGAGAAAGTTAAAATTGTTGACATCATTAGGAGACTGACATCTGATAGCAATGATGATGATCAGCCGTTGAACGGTGCTGGTGATGGCCTATCTAGAGAGCGTAGGCATTCTTCAGTTTCTGATCGGACAGAGCAGAAAGTCTTGTCACAGGTTGTAAATTCACCAAAGATAAGAGGGCGACAAGCCTTTAATGATTTACTTTTGCAAATGGAACAAGAAAGGCATAGGGAGCTCGGCTCGTTAGGGGAGCGCCACGCTGTTTCAAAATTCGCTCAACGCGGCCGCATTCAG TGCTTGCTTCGCCTGAGATTCCTGCATCGTGGTGTGGGGTTTGAAGATCAACAGCGGCCGCGATCATCTCAATCAACAGCCTCGTCCAGTAGTGATCGATCACAACATGGGTCTACCATCATGCATCTCAG GGAGAGATTCAGTGCAGGCATTGAGAATTCCATACAGAATCAGCCAACTGCTGATGgtcatcatcaagaaaattctaCTAGTGCTGAGCAGCAGAGTGAACCTCAAGTTAAGATCTCAACATCAAACACGTGTGAAGTCCAAGAAAAAGTTAATGAAAAAACTTGTGCAAGTTCGGATGTCACATGGCAAGGAATAAGCCTGCAGGTTGGAAATTTTGATCCTCCAGAAACTTCCAAAACAACATCACCCTTGAATGGTGACTGGGAAGATAATGAGATAGAAGAGGAGGAATATTTTGAACAAACCAATTCTGACTGGTTTAGTGATATAGCTCGCCCACGAAGTTATTGGGAAGATCAAAGAAAAGCACGTTATGAAGAGAAGCGTGGTGGTAGCTCAGGCAATGATGACATAAGGCAACTCCTTGAAAG AAGAACAGTATCAAGTTTTCTTGCAAGCGATTTGCGAGACAGTATAGACCAACTGATGATGTCTCGTGTACAAAGACAAGTCAGTCAAGAAGATGAAGAACTAGATGAGGACAGTCAGGAGAGAATGGGACAGTTGATGTTGTCTTACTTCCAAAGGCACTCACACTCAGCAGACagtcaagaagaagaagaattggaTGGAGGAAGTGGAGGAGGAGAAACGGCAGGAGAAGAAAGCATATCAGAAGAAGGAAGTCCAACTAGCCATCACAATATCGAAGCTACTGATTATTTTGATCAATCCTCATCATGTCAGCATTCTAAATATCCGTTCAGGTCATGGAATTTTTCTGATGAACATGAAGTTGCTGATGCTTGCCAACAGGCTCAAACAAAAGCTTTACACCTAACTCCTCCATCTCAAGTTTCCAATCAAGATAGGCGTTACTCTTCCTCCTTAAGTCATTCATCAATT GAAATGGAACTCCTGTACGATTTAAAAGGGCACATGGAGCAACTTCAGCGTGAAATGTCTGAACTCCGAAAATCAATTCAGAGCTGCATGGAAATGCAAATGAATTCGCAAAACTACTTGAAGGTGCCGGAAGTACATCCAG TTCAAGGGAATGGAAAGAATTCATTTGATAGGAGACTAAACAAACGCAGCTGCTGTATCTGCTACGAAACGCAGGTCGACTCTTTTCTGTATAG ATGCGGGCATATGTGCACCTGTCTCAAATGTGCGCACGAGCTGCTGCAGAGTAGTGGAAAATGTCCAATATGTCGAGCTCCAATATTGGATGTCGTGCGAGCATACCTGGATTCATGA